Proteins encoded together in one Musa acuminata AAA Group cultivar baxijiao chromosome BXJ3-6, Cavendish_Baxijiao_AAA, whole genome shotgun sequence window:
- the LOC135641316 gene encoding uncharacterized protein LOC135641316 produces MLCLKAEALGHEMYSSHGVILPVNLGRSIQKVMQKVGKSRGEESRSRRSDPSSCSSGDGSAGCSGLDDDRNNDGPREERRRKMCCYRIQLEKEVQKLQQQLQEEIDLHVALANAVAHNAGPLLNSPSKLPDKAQELLDNIATLEITISKLEEELASLQLRLCQERDERRLAENHLESLLSLSPELPSTSSSCMWEEHISSLRISKFGLNQIPSSLQQDLLSSRDSELPVANKSLDECPEEQFIDHCDRVEEGNKIDACLQESNAVELQKDLLETNLWNHPNQLSEEMVKCMRNIFLCLSESSDISSKASSSEYLPSQSSPVDQLSFSFTSFSDSSLIPQTFCNPSTGTYKFDEIMDQVDTFDPYGVNGKVNWRNIGSYSLAAEVTWMSVGKAQLEYAAEALKGYRYLVSQLAKVNPACMSGNERLAFWINVYNALIMHAYLAYGVPKSDIKLFSLMQKASYIIGGQSFSAAEIEFVVLKMKPPGHRPQLALALSLHKLRISEDHRKYSIDGPEPLLLFALSSGMYSSPAVKIFTSDNVQDELQNSMRDYVRASIGISEKGKLLVPKLLHSFAKAIVEDSLLVDWICRYLSPDQVTVVRDSTSQLKQRLLGARSFSVIPFDSRFRYLFLPDDKTFQKSLHHQLA; encoded by the exons ATGCTGTGCCTGAAAGCAGAAGCTCTCGGGCACGAGATGTATTCCTCCCATGGCGTCATCCTTCCCGTGAATCT GGGAAGATCGATCCAAAAAGTGATGCAAAAGGTGGGGAAAAGCCGCGGGGAGGAGTCGCGGTCCCGACGCTCGGATCCGTCTTCGTGTTCCTCCGGCGATGGCTCTGCGGGCTGTTCCGGGCTCGAT GATGATAGGAACAATGATGGTCCAAGAGAAGAGAGGCGTCGGAAGATGTGCTGCTACAGAATTCAACTTGAGAAGGAA GTTCAAAAGTTGCAGCAGCAGCTTCAGGAAGAGATTGATCTACATGTGGCTTTAGCGAATGCAGTAGCACATAATGCTGGCCCTTTGTTAAACTCTCCTTCCAAGCTTCCAGATAAA GCCCAGGAGCTTCTAGATAATATAGCAACATTGGAAATTACAATTTCGAAGCTCGAAGAGGAGTTGGCTTCTTTGCAACTTCGACTTTGTCAGGAAAGAGATGAGCGCCGCCTTGCTGAAAACCATCTAGAAAGTTTGCTGTCACTATCACCAGAACTGCCATCTACATCTTCTAGTTGCATGTGGGAAGAG CATATATCTTCTTTGAGGATTTCAAAATTTGGGTTAAATCAAATTCCTAGCTCACTGCAACAAGATCTATTATCTAGTAGGGATTCAGAGTTACCTGTGGCAAATAAATCATTGGACGAATGCCCTGAGGAACAG TTCATAGATCACTGCGATAGGGTCGAAGAAGGGAACAAAATAGATGCTTGTCTTCAAGAGTCTAATGCAGTGGAATTGCAGAAGGATCTCCTAGAAACAAACTTATGGAACCATCCAAACCAGCTTTCAGAAGAAATGGTGAAATGCATGAGAAATATCTTTCTTTGTCTATCTGAATCATCAGATATCTCTTCAAAGGCGTCTTCTTCAGAGTACCTGCCTTCTCAATCTTCACCAGTTGATCAGCTGTCTTTTTCATTCACATCTTTTTCTGATTCATCCTTAATACCCCAAACATTTTGTAATCCTTCAACTGGAACATATAAATTTGATGAGATAATGGATCAAGTGGATACATTTGATCCTTATGGAGTTAATGGCAAGGTGAACTGGAGGAATATTGGAAGTTATAGTTTGGCAGCTGAGGTGACTTGGATGTCTGTTGGGAAGGCACAGCTAGAATATGCTGCTGAGGCTCTAAAAGGTTACAG ATATCTTGTTAGCCAATTGGCAAAGGTAAATCCAGCTTGTATGAGTGGCAATGAGAGGCTTGCTTTTTGGATCAATGTGTATAATGCCTTGATAATGCAT GCCTATTTAGCATATGGAGTACCTAAAAGTGACATCAAACTATTTTCACTAATGCAGAAG GCATCTTATATAATCGGTGGCCAGTCATTCAGTGCTGCTGAGATTGAATTTGTTGTCCTAAAGATGAAACCTCCGGGGCATCGTCCGCAGCTA GCTTTGGCACTGTCACTTCACAAACTTAGGATTTCTGAGGACCACAGAAAGTACTCCATCGATGGTCCTGAGCCTTTGTTATTGTTCGCCCTTAGTTCTGGAATGTATTCCTCGCCAGCG GTAAAGATCTTCACATCTGATAATGTTCAAGATGAGCTTCAGAACTCAATGAGGGACTATGTTCGAGCATCGATAGGTATTAGTGAAAAGGGGAAACTGCTGGTGCCAAAATTGCTGCATAGTTTTGCAAAGGCCATCGTCGAAGATTCCTTGTTAGTTGACTGGATTTGTCGATATCTTTCCCCTGATCAAGTAACCGTTGTTCGGGATTCCACGTCACAGTTGAAACAGAGGTTGCTAGGTGCTCGGAGTTTTAGCGTCATCCCATTTGATTCAAGGTTTCGATACCTATTCTTGCCTGATGACAAGACTTTCCAGAAATCTCTCCATCATCAGCTTGCTTAA
- the LOC135641567 gene encoding beta-ketoacyl-[acyl-carrier-protein] synthase III B, chloroplastic-like, translating to MANALGLVSSSLHSFRWRNRAPLWLSRSDKRAPFICCAAGDDGVEGHVLGAASSRSHRPRVIGMGSKLVGCGSSVPKLLISNDDLAHIVETSDEWISVRTGIRNRRVLSGNETLSGFAVDAAKGALQMAQLEAEEVDLVIMCTSTPDDLFGCGTQVQRDLGCKNAWAFDITAACSGFIVGLISATRFIKGGGFQNILVIGADALSRYVDWTDRGTCILFGDAAGAVLVQACHSDEDGLLGFDLHSDGHGHRQLNALAQGDDDKLISNSNGAPLFPPRKSSFSCIQMNGKEVFRFAVRSVPQSIEAALEEAGLSSSSIDWLLLHQANQRIIDAVSNRLEIPSDKVISNLANYGNTSAASIPLALDEAIRGGKIQAGNTIATAGFGAGLTWGSAIIRWR from the exons ATGGCCAACGCGCTGGGGCTCGTCTCGTCGTCCCTGCACTCTTTCCGGTGGAGAAATCGGGCTCCTTTGTGGCTCTCCAGATCCGACAAGAGGGCGCCGTTCATCTGCTGCGCCGCCGGGGATGACGGTGTCGAAGGCCACGTTCTCGGCGCTGCCTCGTCGAGGTCACATCGTCCAAG AGTCATTGGCATGGGTTCAAAACTTGTTGGTTGTGGATCGTCTGTGCCGAAGCTTCTTATTTCCAATGATGACCTTGCACATATTGTTGAAACCTCAGATGAATGGATTTCTGTTCGAACAGGGATTCGTAACAGACGAGTTCTTTCAG GAAATGAAACATTGAGTGGTTTCGCTGTAGACGCAGCAAAAGGCGCTCTTCaaatggctcaattagaagctgAAGAAGTTGATCTTGTCATAATGTGCACATCCACTCCAGATGATCTTTTTGGATGTGGCACGCAG GTTCAGAGGGATTTAGGGTGCAAAAATGCATGGGCCTTTGACATAACAGCTGCTTGTAGTGGGTTTATTGTGGGCCTAATCTCTGCTACTCGCTTCATTAAAG GTGGTGGGTTTCAGAATATATTGGTAATTGGAGCAGATGCCCTTTCACGCTATGTGGACTGGACAGATAGAGGCACATGCATACTTTTTGGTGATGCTGCTGGTGCTGTGTTAGTCCAG GCATGCCATAGTGATGAAGATGGCTTGCTTGGCTTCGACTTACACAGTGATGGCCATGGCCATAG GCAACTAAATGCTCTAGCCCAAGGTGACGATGATAAATTGATCTCAAACAGTAATGgtgctcctctgtttcctccaagGAAATCATCATTTTCTTGCATCCAAATGAATGGTAAAGAGGTCTTCCGCTTTGCTGTGCGCTCTGTACCACAGTCTATCGAAGCAGCACTGGAAGAAGCTGGCCTCAGTAGCTCAAGCATTGATTGGTTGCTACTTCATCAG GCAAACCAGCGGATCATAGATGCTGTATCCAACCGATTAGAGATCCCTTCTGATAAGGTCATATCAAATTTGGCAAACTATGGCAACACAAGTGCTGCATCCATCCCTCTAGCATTGGATGAGGCCATCCGGGGTGGCAAAATTCAGGCTGGCAACACCATTGCCACTGCAGGCTTTGGTGCGGGACTCACATGGGGTTCAGCGATCATAAGGTGGAGATGA
- the LOC135641568 gene encoding RING-H2 finger protein ATL3-like — protein MSTPGDKFGGGGGDNTAVVRISSEVMVAAVVFLFMVVVFVFFLYLYAKHYLRPDPALRGRRSRGRFVFSAADELGAGAPGRGLDAAVLRVLPVTVYRAADFKEGLECSVCLSELSDGEQARLLPKCNHGFHLECIDMWFHSHSTCPLCRSPVGAEPSTKPDSDPEAQTPPLQTLQESPVFPTNVLFWGDHDQVNAGSSTTDTVAYGGSSQEGPSSSSGRSGKPEGALVIEIPRRAAEDLPSPISPLPSSRMAMEETRSPVSATFRSLRRLWSHGRWTGSSSSPRGGDIEQGLGGCAETSLPPPKSPSNS, from the coding sequence ATGTCAACGCCAGGTGATAAGTTCGGTGGCGGAGGTGGTGATAACACGGCCGTCGTGAGGATCAGCAGCGAGGTGATGGTAGCGGCGGTCGTCTTCCTCTTCATGGTCgtcgtcttcgtcttcttcctctaccTGTACGCCAAGCACTACCTGCGGCCCGACCCCGCACTCCGGGGGCGCCGCTCCCGCGGGCGCTTCGTGTTCTCTGCGGCCGACGAGCTCGGAGCCGGCGCCCCCGGGCGCGGCCTCGACGCTGCCGTGCTGCGTGTGCTGCCCGTCACCGTCTACCGGGCCGCGGACTTCAAGGAGGGCCTCGAGTGCTCGGTCTGCCTCTCCGAGCTGTCTGACGGCGAGCAGGCCCGGCTGCTGCCCAAGTGTAACCATGGCTTCCACCTTGAGTGCATCGACATGTGGTTCCATTCTCACTCCACCTGCCCTCTCTGCCGGAGTCCCGTCGGAGCTGAACCTTCCACGAAGCCGGATTCCGATCCCGAAGCGCAAACTCCGCCGCTTCAGACTCTTCAGGAGTCGCCGGTCTTCCCAACGAACGTGCTGTTCTGGGGCGACCATGATCAAGTGAACGCAGGGAGCTCCACGACCGACACGGTGGCGTACGGAGGAAGCTCACAGGAAGGGCCATCGAGCTCTTCGGGCCGCTCGGGCAAGCCAGAAGGTGCGCTGGTGATCGAGATACCGAGGAGGGCGGCGGAGGATCTCCCGTCGCCAATCTCGCCATTGCCATCGAGTAGGATGGCCATGGAAGAGACGAGATCGCCGGTGTCGGCGACTTTTAGGTCGCTGAGGAGGCTTTGGAGCCATGGGAGGTGGACTGGTTCTTCTTCTAGCCCGAGGGGAGGCGATATCGAGCAGGGTTTGGGGGGATGTGCAGAGACCAGTCTTCCACCTCCAAAATCTCCATCCAACTCCTGA
- the LOC135641570 gene encoding uncharacterized protein LOC135641570, protein MAIRFSYTNIIIPRGYHPEKTSSRASLCHNSKISPKVSVSSNTSGTDTKVFEDQALGVICFRDEKGEIVCEGFDEGPRFDQRSLARKKFERNRVPNFLRMMMIQANEDAFY, encoded by the exons ATGGCAATCAGATTCTCTTACACTAACATCATCATTCCAAGAGGTTATCATCCTGAGAAGACCAGCAGCAGAGCTTCCTTGTGTCATAACAGCAAGATATCACCCAAAGTATCAGTTTCATCAAACACATCTGGTACAGATACCAAG GTTTTTGAAGATCAAGCCCTGGGGGTAATATGTTTCAGAGATGAAAAGGGAGAAATAGTCTGTGAAGGATTTGATGAAGGACCACGATTCGATCAACGATCTTTGGCACGAAAAAAATTCGAAAG gAATAGAGTCCCTAATTTCCTGAGAATGATGATGATTCAGGCTAATGAAGATGCCTTTTACTAG
- the LOC135641569 gene encoding auxin-responsive protein SAUR36-like — MSVQLPPAAMAGKGGKLTGIRQIVRLREILQKWHSAALRPKEGRRKAAGVPPAVDKRLKSALLLCDSDEECCRSPEAPPDVPKGYCPVYVGPEQRRFVIPTTYLGLPVFRLLLQKAEEEFGFDHKGALTIPCEIETFKYILQCMERHAKGLIDDEGNPTGLKE, encoded by the exons ATGAGCGTTCAGCTTCCTCCTGCGGCCATGGCTGGCAAAGGTGGGAAGTTGACCGGCATCAGGCAGATCGTGAGGCTGCGGGAGATCCTTCAGAAATGGCACTCCGCTGCCCTCCGGCCAAAGGAGGGCCGACGCAAGGCGGCTGGCGTGCCTCCCGCCGTCGACAAGCGGCTGAAGAGCGCGCTGCTGCTTTGTGACTCCGACGAGGAGTGCTGTCGAAGCCCGGAGGCGCCGCCGGACGTGCCCAAGGGGTACTGCCCGGTGTACGTAGGACCGGAGCAGCGGAGGTTCGTGATCCCCACCACTTACCTTGGCCTCCCGGTGTTCAGGCTGCTGCTCCAGAAGGCCGAGGAGGAGTTCGGCTTCGATCACAAGGGCGCGCTCACCATCCCCTGTGAGATCGAGACGTTCAAGTACATCCTCCAGTGCATGGAACGACATGCCAAGGGCCTCATCGACGATG AAGGAAATCCAACAGGGCTGAAGGAATGA